The proteins below come from a single Balaenoptera acutorostrata chromosome 2, mBalAcu1.1, whole genome shotgun sequence genomic window:
- the MEX3D gene encoding RNA-binding protein MEX3D — protein sequence MPSSTGQPDGGGGKRSGGPGAAVGGDPSPGPPPPPPPPPPPPPEGAEEAAPAPRPPPEPDDAAAALRLALDQLSGLGLGGAGDQDEEGAAAGGRDGAVAAAGGSDCGAAAEPAPPDGPEAGAPGVAVAPGPLPLLEPDVSPPPPPRPSPPDVFAGFAPHPAALGPPTLLAEQMSVIGSRKKSVNMTECVPVPSSEHVAEIVGRQGCKIKALRAKTNTYIKTPVRGEEPVFIVTGRKEDVEMAKREILSAAEHFSVIRATRSKAGGLPGTAQGPPNLPGQTTIQVRVPYRVVGLVVGPKGATIKRIQQRTHTYIVTPGRDKEPVFAVTGMPENVDRAREEIEAHITLRTGAFTDTGPDSDFHSNGTDVCLDLLGAAAGLWAKAPNPGRRPPAPTAGLRGDAALATPGGPEAFYAGGRGGPTMPVPVPDADPTSPYGASGNGGFTFGGDGPGAPAGPPAPEDCDFGFDFLALDLTVPTAATIWAPFERAPPLPAFSGCAAVNGAPAPPAPGARRSSGAGTPRHSPTLPEPGGLSLELSLARRAAPDPVGALPWRPPQGSLASFSSSASFSTATSLPSSSSASSCSALDSSASESARKPQAAPAPNAPASAALARECVVCAEGEVMAALVPCGHNLFCMDCAVRICGKSEPECPACRTPATQAIHIFS from the exons ATGCCCAGCTCCACCGGGCAGCCCGACGGCGGCGGAGGCAAGCGCAGCGGCGGACCCGGGGCGGCGGTCGGCGGGGACCCCAGCCCGggccccccgccgccgccgccgccgccgccgccgccgccgcccgagGGCGCCGAGGAGGCCGCGCCCGCGCCCCGGCCGCCACCCGAGCCCGACGACGCGGCCGCCGCGCTGCGCTTGGCCCTGGACCAGCTCTCGGGGCTCGGTCTGGGGGGCGCGGGCGACCAGGACGAGGAGGGGGCGGCCGCGGGCGGCAGGGACGgagcggtggcggcggcgggaggCTCAGACTGCGGGGCCGCGGCGGAGCCCGCGCCCCCCGACGGGCCCGAGGCGGGCGCGCCCGGGGTGGCCGTGGCCCCCGGCCCGCTGCCGCTGCTGGAGCCCGACGTGAGCCCCCCGCCGCCGCCTCGGCCGTCGCCGCCCGACGTGTTCGCGGGCTTCGCGCCCCACCCCGCGGCCCTGGGTCCCCCGACGCTGCTGGCCGAGCAGATGAGCGTAATCGGCAGCCGCAAGAAGAGCGTGAACATGACCGAGTGCGTGCCTGTGCCCAGCTCCGAGCACGTCGCCGAGATCGTGGGTCGCCAGG GGTGCAAGATCAAGGCTCTGCGCGCCAAGACGAACACGTACATCAAGACGCCGGTGCGTGGGGAGGAGCCGGTCTTTATCGTGACCGGCCGCAAGGAGGACGTGGAGATGGCCAAGCGTGAGATCCTGTCGGCCGCCGAGCACTTCTCCGTGATCCGCGCCACGCGCAGCAAGGCCGGCGGGCTGCCCGGTACCGCGCAGGGTCCGCCCAACCTGCCGGGACAGACCACCATCCAGGTGCGCGTGCCCTACCGCGTGGTGGGTCTGGTGGTGGGCCCCAAGGGCGCCACCATCAAGCGCATCCAGCAACGGACGCACACGTACATCGTGACGCCCGGGCGCGACAAGGAGCCGGTGTTCGCTGTGACGGGCATGCCCGAGAACGTGGACCGGGCGCGCGAGGAGATCGAGGCCCACATCACGCTGCGTACGGGCGCCTTCACCGACACCGGCCCCGACAGCGACTTCCACTCCAACGGCACCGACGTCTGCCTGGACCTGCTCGGGGCAGCTGCGGGCCTCTGGGCCAAGGCTCCCAACCCGGGCCGCCGGCCCCCCGCGCCCACAGCCGGCCTCCGGGGGGACGCTGCTCTGGCCACCCCGGGGGGCCCCGAGGCCTTCTACGCGGGCGGCCGAGGGGGGCCGACCATGCCGGTGCCGGTGCCGGACGCGGACCCCACCAGCCCCTACGGCGCCTCGGGCAACGGAGGCTTCACCTTCGGTGGGGACGGTCCGGGGGCCCCCGCGGGGCCACCCGCCCCGGAGGACTGCGACTTCGGCTTCGACTTCCTGGCGCTGGACCTGACCGTGCCCACCGCGGCCACCATCTGGGCGCCCTTTGAGCGggccccgcccctgcccgccTTCAGCGGCTGCGCGGCGGTCAACGGGGCCCCCGCACCGCCCGCCCCGGGCGCCCGACGCAGCAGCGGGGCCGGCACACCGCGCCACTCGCCCACGCTGCCCGAGCCCGGCGGCCTGAGCCTGGAGCTCTCTCTGGCCCGCCGCGCTGCGCCCGACCCGGTGGGCGCCCTGCCCTGGCGGCCCCCGCAGGGCTCCCTGGCGTCCTTCTCGAGCAGCGCCAGCTTCTCCACGGCCACCTCGCTGCCCAGCAGCTCCTCGGCCTCCTCGTGCTCCGCGCTGGACTCGAGCGCCTCAGAGAGCGCCCGCAAGCCCCAGGCGGCCCCGGCCCCCAACGCCCCCGCCTCCGCGGCCCTGGCGCGGGAGTGCGTTGTGTGTGCTGAGGGCGAGGTGATGGCCGCGCTGGTGCCCTGCGGCCACAACCTCTTCTGCATGGACTGCGCCGTCCGCATCTGCGGCAAGAGCGAGCCCGAGTGCCCGGCCTGCCGCACGCCTGCCACCCAGGCCATTCATATCTTTTCTTAG